Part of the Chloroflexota bacterium genome is shown below.
CACCCTTCTGAGGTGCTTTATGAGTGAAGAAAACCAAAACACGCCTCCGGCCTCGCCGGACCCTACCCCCCAAGAGCCTGCCAGCCAGGAAAACGCAGCGCAGGCCCCTCAACCACAACAGCCCACATCGCAGGAACCCACACCGGTCACCCCACCCACGGCCGCAGCCGCCGCGCCCCCTTCCGAGCCGCCCCAACAAGCGTGGCTGCCTTTCCTCTTAGGGGCGCTTTCGGTGGTCTTCGTCGTTGTCGGTGTCGTGCTGGTGCTGGCCTTCCTTGGCCAAGGGCGCAGCATTCCCTTGCTGAGCAAACCCACAGCCACGCCGACGGCTACTCTGACCCCCACGCCGATGCCCACCGACACCCCCACGCCAACGCCTACCCTGACGCCGACCATCACCCCTTCGCCGACGCCGACGTTCACCCCCACTCCCTCGGCACCGTTCAAATACACCGTGCAGGAAGGCGATAGCCTGGTGGGGATTGCCAAGAAATTCAACGCCGACCTCGTGACACTGATGCTGCTCAACAACCTCAACAACACCAGCACCATTTATGTCGGCCAGCCCCTGACCATCCCTGCCCCCAACACCAAGCGCCCCACCCCCACACCGCTGCCCACTTTCATGCCGCGGGGCTTCAAGATTCAATATTTCGTGTTGCCGGGCGACACGCTGGAAGGTATCGCGGCGAAATTCAATTCCACCGTCGACGCCATCGTCAAAGCCAACGACACGCTGGAAAAAGCCACCGACCCGATTTATGTCGGCCAAATTCTCATCGTGCCGGTCAATCTGGTGACACCGCGCCCCACCCAGCCTGCCACGGCTACACCAACGCCAACACCCTGAGAAAAGCGCGGCAAGCCGCGGCTTTCTCCCCCCAAGCACACAAAAAGCCAGGCGCAACGCCTGGCTTTTGCTTATAACCTTGGCTCCGCAAAGCAAAGCCCCCCCGCCGCGAGGGCCGGTAATTAGCCCCGCTTCTCTTTCTCGGCTGCTTTGGCGCGCTGCCACGCGGCCTCCATCTCGTCCAGCGTCAGCGCCTCCACAGGCTGGCCGCGGTCGCGCGCGGCCTGCTCAATGACGGCAAACCGCCGCCTGAAGCGGGCGTTGGCCTTCCGCAATGCCAGTTCCGCATTTACCCCCAACCAGCGGGCCAGGTTCGAGACCACGAAGAGCACGTCCCCGATTTCATCTTCCTGCGCCTCGGGTGTCTCGGCTTCCCGCACTTCTTGCAATTCCTCAGCCAGTTTATCCCACACGCCTTGAATGTCGGGCCAGTCGAAACCCACTGCAACCACCTTATCCTGAATTTTTTCCGCCTCCATGAGCGCGGGCAGCCCCTTGGGAATGCCATCCAACACGCTTTCCGGCGGTTTGCGCCCCGCTTCCTGCGCTTTGATGGCCTGCCAGTTGCGCACCACCTCGTCAGCATCGGCCACCTGCACTTCACCAAACACATGAGGGTGCCGCCGCACCATCTTGCGATGGATGCCTTCCAGCACATCGGTCATAGTAAACTCGCCTTCTTCGGCGGCAATCTGGGCGTGCAGCAAAATTTGCAGCAACACATCGCCGAGTTCCTCGGCCAGGTGGTCCCACGCTTCCGCGTCGATGGCTTCCAGCGCCTCGTGCACCTCTTCCAGGAAATAGCGGCGCAGGCTGCGGTGGGTCTGCTTGCGGTCCCAGGGGCAGCCATCGGGGGCGCGCAGGCGGGCGACCACCTCCTGGAAAGCCTCGAAAGCGGCTTCCGGACTGCGAGGCGGCACGTAAAGGGTGGTCAGCAGGCCAATGTCAGGGTCGCGATCGATTTCGTACAGCGGCACCCAGCGGACGCTTTCCTGCGGCGTGCCCGCGGCATGCACCAGCGCCACCTCGTGCTCGTCGGCATAGGTCGCCATCAGGGTCAGTTTGGCCTCCGAAGCAATGGTGCGGTCGTAAATCTGGGCAACCAGCGCCGGGGCCGAAGGGGGAAAGGGCGGTACATGAAGCACCGCCAGTTCCAGCGCATCCACGAGGGCAGTGTGAGGGAAAGCGTCGCGCCCCAAGGCCCGGAAGGTGGGTTCCAGAAAACTCAACCCCTCCACCACCTGCAGGGGGATGCCTTCCTCGCGGGCACGGCGGGCGAGTTCCCGCCCGGTGATTTCGGCCACAAAGGGGTGGCCGGGCACGGCATAAACCACGCCCTCTGGGCGCTGCGCCAGTTCCAGCACCTGTTCCACAATAGCCGCGTACACCGCCTCGAAAGTTTCAGCCTCCTCATACAGGTGGTCAAAAGAATGCACCACCCAATCACTTGGGAAGGCCGCCACCGTGGGGTGTTTCGCGGTGCGGAGGTAAATTTCCCCGGCCGAAGCCAACACATCCCAGGCCTCGCGGGTCAATTGGTTAGGGTTGCCGGGGCCCAGCCCCAACAGGGTAAGAGATGGCATGATGGGCTCCAATCGTGTTGCCTGGTCAATTAGTCGGTTAGTCAACTGGTCGGGTAGTCGTTTAGTCGCCTGGTCGTTGGGCGGCGTTGCGCTTTCCCTGACTACCCTGACTACCTGACTATCTGACTATCTGACTACCCGACTTGTTAACGCAACACGCCCCTGCCGCAACCAGCAGGGGAACGCGTTGCCAACATCGTTGCCCGAGAAGCGATTTAGCGCTTGGTGTAAGTCGGGGCCTTGCGGGCGCGCTTGAGGCCGGGCTTTTTGCGCTCTTTGACACGCGGGTCGCGCGAGAGCAACCCCTTTTTCTTCAGCGCGGGGCCAAATTCCTCGTTGAACTTGACAAAAGCGCGGGCCAGGCCCAGACGCACAGCGCCCACCTGACCACTCACCCCGCCGCCCTTGACCAGCACCGTGACGTCGTACTTATCACGCGGCTCACCCAGCACGGTAAAAGGCAAGAGCACGTTGTCAAGGTCACCTACGCGGGGGAAATACTCCTCCACCGTCTTACCGTTGACAATGAACTTGCCCGAGCCTTCCATAATACGCACGCGCGCGGTGGCTTCCTTGCGGCGTCCAACACCTTCGTAATAGCGAACAGCCATAAAATCCAACCTCCTTCGTTTCCAACCGCCGCTTACAGTTCGATCCGGCGGGGCTTCTGCGCCTCATGGGGATGGTCAGGGCCAGCATAGACCTTGAGTTTCTTGAGCAGTTTGCGGCCATATGCGTTTTTAGGCAACATGCCCCACACCGCCGAGCGGATGACGCGCTCCGGGTAGCGCTTGAGTTGCTCGCGCAGGGACACTTCACGCAGGCCACCGGGGTAGCCCGAATGCCGGTAATACTTCTTCTGGTCCAGTTTCCGGCCCGTGACCCGCACGCGCTCGGCGTTGACGACCACGACATAGTCGCCGTTGTCGACGCCGGGGGTGTAGTTGGGCTTGTTCTTGCCCAAAAGGATAGCCGCCACACGGGTAGCCAACCGCCCCAGCGTCTGGTCGTTGGCATCCACCAACACCCATTCGCGGGTAATTTCAGCGGGTTTCGGATAATAAGTTTTCACCGTTAAACCTCTCTACACAAACTTGTTGGGTCATGCGTCGTTGTTTCACAGGTCAAGCGTTCCCCTTGCACACGCTGGTCAGGGCGTTCCACCCAGCCAACGGGGCACAGCCGTAAGCGTCTGCCGCAGGTCGGAAGCATCGTAGCATACGGCTTCCAGAAACAGCCCTTGCGGCGGGGCCAGGCCCTGCAGGGGGTTGGCCGGGGGGCTTTCCAGCGCCGCTTGCAAGGCAGCGAAAGCCATGCGCCCCTGCGCTACGGCGACCTGCAAGGCCACCATGCGCCGCACCATCCGATACAGGAAGGCATCGGCCACCACATCGAAGGCCCATGCACGCGGCCCCAATTGCACCCAGGCGGCTTTGTGCACGGTGCGCACCGTCGTGCCGTGAGGGTTGGGCGGTGTGCCCAGGGCGGCAAAATCCTTCCGCCCGGGGAAAAGGGCCGCTGCCTGCTGCAACTTTTCCAGCACCGGGGCAGGCCACACCCGCCAGGCATATCGCCGCCAGAACGGCTCTCGCGTCGGCGCCGCATAGAGATAGTACACATAGCGCCGTGCCACCGCAGCGTAACGGGGATGGAAATCTGCGGGGGCAGGACGCACCGCTTGCACAGCCACATCAGGAGGCAGGTGAGCGTTAAGGGCTTTCTGCAACGCCTCTGCCGGATGCTGCCACGCCAGGTGGAATGCAATCACCTGCCCGCGCGCATGCACGCCGCTGTCGGTGCGCCCGGCGTAAAGGATGGCCCGTTCAGACCACCCCAGCCGCTGCAATGCCTTTTCAACTTCACCCTGCACCGTGCGACCCTGCGCCTGTCGCTGGAAGCCAACGAAGCCGCTGCCGTCGTATGCAAGGATGGCCTGGTAAAGTGCCATAACCGCGTGGGTGCCACAAGGCACCCCATAGGGCGGGAAAAACCCGCGAGGGATTATTCTTCGACCAGTTCCAGCAACACCATTTCAGCG
Proteins encoded:
- a CDS encoding LysM peptidoglycan-binding domain-containing protein — its product is MGKTAGHSSPRLARWFDSHTLLRCFMSEENQNTPPASPDPTPQEPASQENAAQAPQPQQPTSQEPTPVTPPTAAAAAPPSEPPQQAWLPFLLGALSVVFVVVGVVLVLAFLGQGRSIPLLSKPTATPTATLTPTPMPTDTPTPTPTLTPTITPSPTPTFTPTPSAPFKYTVQEGDSLVGIAKKFNADLVTLMLLNNLNNTSTIYVGQPLTIPAPNTKRPTPTPLPTFMPRGFKIQYFVLPGDTLEGIAAKFNSTVDAIVKANDTLEKATDPIYVGQILIVPVNLVTPRPTQPATATPTPTP
- a CDS encoding nucleoside triphosphate pyrophosphohydrolase; this encodes MPSLTLLGLGPGNPNQLTREAWDVLASAGEIYLRTAKHPTVAAFPSDWVVHSFDHLYEEAETFEAVYAAIVEQVLELAQRPEGVVYAVPGHPFVAEITGRELARRAREEGIPLQVVEGLSFLEPTFRALGRDAFPHTALVDALELAVLHVPPFPPSAPALVAQIYDRTIASEAKLTLMATYADEHEVALVHAAGTPQESVRWVPLYEIDRDPDIGLLTTLYVPPRSPEAAFEAFQEVVARLRAPDGCPWDRKQTHRSLRRYFLEEVHEALEAIDAEAWDHLAEELGDVLLQILLHAQIAAEEGEFTMTDVLEGIHRKMVRRHPHVFGEVQVADADEVVRNWQAIKAQEAGRKPPESVLDGIPKGLPALMEAEKIQDKVVAVGFDWPDIQGVWDKLAEELQEVREAETPEAQEDEIGDVLFVVSNLARWLGVNAELALRKANARFRRRFAVIEQAARDRGQPVEALTLDEMEAAWQRAKAAEKEKRG
- a CDS encoding 30S ribosomal protein S9, which codes for MAVRYYEGVGRRKEATARVRIMEGSGKFIVNGKTVEEYFPRVGDLDNVLLPFTVLGEPRDKYDVTVLVKGGGVSGQVGAVRLGLARAFVKFNEEFGPALKKKGLLSRDPRVKERKKPGLKRARKAPTYTKR
- a CDS encoding 50S ribosomal protein L13 is translated as MKTYYPKPAEITREWVLVDANDQTLGRLATRVAAILLGKNKPNYTPGVDNGDYVVVVNAERVRVTGRKLDQKKYYRHSGYPGGLREVSLREQLKRYPERVIRSAVWGMLPKNAYGRKLLKKLKVYAGPDHPHEAQKPRRIEL
- the truA gene encoding tRNA pseudouridine(38-40) synthase TruA, whose protein sequence is MALYQAILAYDGSGFVGFQRQAQGRTVQGEVEKALQRLGWSERAILYAGRTDSGVHARGQVIAFHLAWQHPAEALQKALNAHLPPDVAVQAVRPAPADFHPRYAAVARRYVYYLYAAPTREPFWRRYAWRVWPAPVLEKLQQAAALFPGRKDFAALGTPPNPHGTTVRTVHKAAWVQLGPRAWAFDVVADAFLYRMVRRMVALQVAVAQGRMAFAALQAALESPPANPLQGLAPPQGLFLEAVCYDASDLRQTLTAVPRWLGGTP